Proteins encoded together in one Mobula birostris isolate sMobBir1 chromosome 21, sMobBir1.hap1, whole genome shotgun sequence window:
- the mcmbp gene encoding mini-chromosome maintenance complex-binding protein, whose translation MPCLDDWVNDPLNTVQGIFAQSGAGGEWEKKVVEYFREKLKETTAASWVPSLNDVPLHYLKPNSLVKFRCMIQDMFDPEFYMGIYETVESNAKSKVLRFGKYKDVAECGHQQEIVLDSPKCVTLERQTFYCIPVPGESEWVKEVYASASQARGNPSTSYTPSRHKRSYEEDEDMEMHPPKPKEQCAAGCSASQGCGDAKRLEKEAPAGHQNLSNCTTSIDLNFPLPGEKGPACLVKIYEDWDSFKVNDMLEVYGVLSVDPALGVINEESVKDGLSLLDPAECMDTMEEQRVHSPPPSLVPRLHAIVTRKLQHVNPFLPVTLHDKENEHFISNIIPELSTVRAELLGFLTHALLGDGLAAEYLLLHFISTVYSRRDILPLGKFTVNLSGCPRGNGYTKYLHKTIQQLVPSSYCLPMTLHNMNTLRFIPHKDYTANRLVTGVLQLASNTSLMLDETLLEQGQLDATGVRNVTALGNLITWQKVDYDFNYHQMEFPCNINVLITSEGRSLLPFDCQVHLQAQVAPANMEEYMTNLLTALLPSMLKKFRIYLSLLRLMDYSISDEVTKAVEEDFVEMRKSDPQSITAEDLHQLLVVARLVSLSAGQTTLSRERWQRAKQLEVLRKSRIQQQAHLNGNEP comes from the exons CTCAAAGTGGCGCtggtggggaatgggaaaagaaagtGGTGGAGTACTTCAGAGAGAAGTTGAAGGAGACGACAGCAGCCAGCTGG GTCCCTTCCTTGAATGATGTTCCACTGCATTACTTAAAGCCAAATAGCTTGGTGAAGTTCCGCTGTATGATCCAGGATATGTTTGATCCAGAGTTTTACATGGGAATTTATGAAACGGTGGAGTCAAATGCCAAATCCAAG GTTCTACGGTTTGGAaaatacaaagatgttgctgaatGTGGG CACCAGCAAGAGATTGTTTTGGACTCTCCCAAATGTGTCACCCTGGAGAGGCAAACGTTTTACTGTATTCCTGTGCCTGGAGAGTCGGAGTGGGTGAAAGAA GTCTATGCTAGTGCCAGCCAAGCACGGGGAAATCCTTCCACGTCCTACACTCCAAGTCGTCACAAGAGGAGTTACGAGGAGGATGAAGACATGGAGATGCATCCACCCAAACCTAAGGAGCAGTGTGCAG CTGGCTGTAGTGCATCGCAAGGGTGTGGGGATGCAAAGCGTCTTGAGAAGGAAGCACCAGCAGGACACCAAAATTTGTCAAACTGCACAACGTCGATTGATCTCAACTTCCCATTACCAGGAGAGAAAGGCCCGGCATGCCTTGTGAAG ATCTATGAAGACTGGGATAGCTTCAAAGTCAATGATATGCTAGAAGTTTATGGAGTTTTATCAGTGGATCCGGCTCTGGGTGTAATTAATGAAGAGAG TGTAAAGGATGGATTGTCACTCTTGGATCCTGCTGAGTGTATGGACACCATGGAAGAACAACGGGTGCATAGTCCTCCACCTTCCTTAGTTCCAAGGCTTCATGCCATCGTAACTCGCAAACTCCAGCATGTTAATCCTTTCCTTCCTGTTACCCTGCATGATAAAGAAAATGAGCACT TCATCTCCAATATCATCCCTGAATTATCAACAGTCAGAGCTGAATTGCTTGGGTTTCTTACACATGCATTACTGGGAGATGGCTTGGCAGCAGAATATCTCCTGTTACATTTTATATCAACTGT ATATTCCCGGCGTGACATTCTTCCATTGGGTAAATTCACAGTAAACTTGAGTGGCTGCCCGAGGGGTAATGGTTACACAAAATACCTACACAAGACCATTCAGCAACTAGTTCCATCA TCATATTGTCTACCCATGACGCTCCATAATATGAACACCCTGCGATTCATCCCACACAAAGACTACACTGCCAACCGCCTCGTTACTGGAGTACTACAGCTAGCCAGTAACACTTCTCTCATGTTAGATGAGACCTTACTGGAACAAGGGCAGCTGGATGCTACAG GAGTTCGAAATGTGACAGCTCTGGGTAATTTAATTACTTGGCAGAAGGTAGACTATGATTTCAACTACCACCAGATGGAATTCCCTTGCAATATTAATGTACTCATCACTTCAGAAGGAAGATCTCTCTTACCG TTTGACTGCCAAGTCCACTTACAAGCTCAGGTGGCTCCTGCAAACATGGAAGAATACATGACCAATTTACTGACAGCCTTGCTGCCCTCCATGTTGAAGAAATTTCGCATCTACTTGAGTTTACTTCGGCTAATGGACTACAGTATATCTGATGAAGTGACCAAG GCAGTAGAGGAAGACTTTGTGGAGATGAGAAAGAGTGATCCACAAAGCATAACTGCAGAAGATCTCCATCAGTTACTCGTTGTGGCAAG GTTGGTGTCACTGAGTGCTGGCCAGACAACATTATCACGTGAGAGATGGCAGCGAGCAAAGCAGCTGGAGGTTCTTCGCAAAAGTAGAATACAACAGCAAGCCCATTTAAATGGCAATGAGCCTTAA